From Lolium perenne isolate Kyuss_39 chromosome 5, Kyuss_2.0, whole genome shotgun sequence, a single genomic window includes:
- the LOC127301273 gene encoding annexin D5 produces MASLTLPPAPPNPRQDAIDLHKAFKGFGCDSTAVSNILAHRDSMQRGYIQHEFKTMYSEELSRRISSELSGNHKKAMLLWILDPAGRDATVLRDALSVEAPDLRAATDIICSRTPSQLQIMKQTYYAKFGTYLEHDIGQQTSGDHQKILLAYLGIPRYEGPEVDPTIVTHDAKDLYKAGEKKLGTDEKTFIRIFTERSWAHLAAVASAYHHMYDRSLEKVVKNETSGNFEVALITILRCAENPAKYFAKALRKSMKGLGTDDRTLIRIVVTRTEIDMQYIKAEYYKKYKKPLSDAIHSETSGSYRTFLLSLVGSH; encoded by the exons ATGGCGAGCCTCACCTTGCCGCCGGCGCCTCCCAACCCCCGCCAGGACGCCATCGACCTCCACAAGGCCTTCAAAG GGTTTGGGTGTGATAGTACAGCAGTTTCAAATATACTTGCTCACCGTGACTCAATGCAACGTGGATACATTCAACATGAATTCAAGACTATGTATTCTGAGGAACTTTCGCGTCGTATATCATCTGAACTCAGTGGAAACCACAAG AAAGCAATGTTGCTCTGGATTCTTGATCCTGCTGGACGTGATGCAACTGTTTTGAGAGATGCTCTGAGTGTTGAAGCTCCTGATCTGAGAGCAGCTACTGATATAATATGTTCCAGGACACCATCACAGCTGCAAATAATGAAACAGACATATTATGCCAAGTTTGGTACCTATCTTGAGCATGACATTGGTCAGCAAACTTCTGGTGATCATCAGAAG ATCTTACTAGCCTATTTGGGCATTCCACGCTATGAAGGCCCTGAGGTTGATCCCACTATAGTGACACATGACGCCAAGGACCTGTACAAAGCTGGTGAGAAAAAGCTTGGCACAGATGAGAAAACCTTCATTCGTATCTTCACTGAACGCAGCTGGGCACACTTGGCAGCTGTTGCTTCTGCttaccaccacatgtatgaccgaTCGTTAGAGAAG GTTGTCAAGAATGAAACATCTggaaattttgaagttgcactgaTAACTATCCTCAGATGTGCTGAGAATCCAGCGAAGTATTTTGCTAAG GCGTTAAGGAAGTCCATGAAAGGTCTAGGTACTGACGACAGGACACTTATAAGGATTGTGGTGACGAGGACTGAGATTGATATGCAGTATATCAAGGCAGAATACTACAAGAAATACAAAAAGCCGTTAAGTGATGCTATCCATTCTGAAACATCAGGGAGTTATCGGACGTTCCTGCTCTCGCTTGTTGGTAGCCACTAG
- the LOC127298115 gene encoding uncharacterized protein: MVLDARDGAARTNGEASSSSSHSTSGEEHPLPPVLGGFVNGDQPLPRRLLDYATRAGATTWCPRQATENAARRLVAWTREGGAVHALLVVSVGSVTSLALAVLLFFTFFLVAAATAGIVISILMSLGAAGGFLAVTFAFLAAMYVGLLSVAVVVISATTVATVIGITIATGWAAFFWILCFSAKKCMDLSKL; this comes from the exons ATGGTACTCGACGCCCGGGACGGCGCCGCGCGCACCAACGGCGaggcctcctcttcctcctcccacTCGACATCCGGCGAGGAGCATCCTCTCCCGCCCGTGCTCGGCGGATTCGTCAACGGCGATCAGCCGCTGCCGCGGCGCCTCCTGGACTACGCGACGCGCGCCGGTGCGACGACATGGTGTCCGCGCCAGGCCACCGAGAACGCCGCGCGCCGCCTGGTGGCCTGGACAAGGGAAGGCGGCGCCGTCCACGCGCTCCTCGTCGTATCT GTTGGATCCGTCACGTCCTTAGCGCTGGCTGTGCTTCTCTTCTTCACGTTCTTcctggtggcggcggcgacggccggcatCGTCATTTCGATCCTCATGTCCCTGGGTGCAGCCGGAGGGTTCCTGGCCGTCACGTTCGCTTTCCTGGCGGCGATGTACGTCGGGCTACTGTCGGTTGCCGTCGTTGTTATTTCGGCAACGACCGTGGCGACTGTCATTGGCATTACCATTGCCACTG GTTGGGCTGCGTTCTTCTGGATTCTTTGCTTTTCTGCTAAGAAATGCATGGACCTTTCTAAGCTCTGA